Proteins encoded within one genomic window of Episyrphus balteatus chromosome 1, idEpiBalt1.1, whole genome shotgun sequence:
- the LOC129907183 gene encoding DNA methyltransferase 1-associated protein 1, which produces MTTDVRDILDMDRANTPEVTRDSFLATKKRNFEKVKTSKRPEGMHREVFALLYNDNKDAPPLLPTDTALGIGSGYKQAKARLGMRQVRKWEWAPFSNPARTDGAVFHHWKRQSDDAREYPFAKFNKQLQIPVYTVSEYNTHLRSQPNKWTKAQTDHLFELAKRFDLRFIIMADRWDHVSFGMKTVEDLKERYYEVVGLLTKAKGTNSDKKAYVFDADHERKRKEQLKKLFERTTKQVEEEQMLLNELKKIEARKKERERKTQDLQKLISQADQQSETTLTDKATKKHEKKLYKKKIHHQPRPSKVDSVVNAIEIGGSGIKFSDLRGSGVSLRSQKMKLPANIGQRKVKALETAIQEFKVDPAPPPTEDICNSFNELRSDMVLLCELRTALATCVYELESLKHQYEAACPGKTLNIPAVLIPPDNSSQGENSTDGISLSGA; this is translated from the exons ATGACTACCGATGTCCGTGATATTCTGGACATGGACCGAGCGAATACTCCCGAAGTAACTCGGGATTCATTTCTCGCTACCAAAAAAAGGAACTTTgaaaa AGTAAAAACAAGTAAACGCCCCGAGGGAATGCATAGAGAAGTATTTGCATTGCTTTATAATGATAACAAAGATGCTCCGCCACTTTTACCAACTGACACTG CTCTTGGTATTGGTTCTGGTTATAAACAAGCCAAAGCCCGTTTGGGAATGCGACAAGTTCGCAAATGGGAATGGGCACCATTTAGCAATCCAGCTCGAACCGATGGAGCTGTATTTCATCATTGGAAACGTCAATCTGACGATGCTCGAGAATATCCTTTTGCCAAGTTTAATAAACAACTCCAAATCCCTGTTTACACTGTCAGCGAGTACAACACTCATCTTCGTTCGCAGCCAAATAAATGGACAAAAGCACAAACTGATCATTTGTTTGAGTTGGCAAAGAGATTTGATTTGCGTTTTATCATTATGGCCGATCGTTGGGATCATGTTAGCTTTGGTATGAAGACTGTTGAGGATCTTAAAGAGCGTTATTATGAAGTTGTTGGGCTTTTGACTAAG GCCAAGGGTACAAATAGTGACAAGAAAGCTTATGTTTTCGATGCCGATCATGAGCGCAAAAGGAAAGAACAACtcaagaagttatttgaaagaACCACAAAGCAAGTGGAAGAAGAGCAAATGTTGTTGaatgaattgaagaaaatcgagGCTAGGAAGAAGGAACGAGAGAGGAAGACACAGGATCTTCAGAAGCTTATTTCACAAGCTGATCAG CAAAGTGAAACCACATTGACAGACAAAGCGACCAAGAAACATGAGAAGAAGCTTTATAAAAAGAAGATTCACCATCAACCCAGACCATCGAAAGTGGACTCGGTTGTAAAT GCAATTGAAATCGGTGGCAGTGGCATTAAGTTTTCCGATTTGCGTGGCTCTGGAGTTTCCTTACGTTCGCAGAAGATGAAACTTCCAGCAAATATTGGGCAGAGGAAAGTCAAAGCATTAGAAACTGCTATTCAAGAGTTTAAAGTTG atccTGCTCCTCCACCAACTGAAGATATTTGCAACAGCTTCAATGAATTGCGATCTGATATGGTGCTTTTGTGTGAGTTGAGAACAGCATTGGCAACTTGTGTTTATGAATTGGAAAGTTTAAAGCATCAATATGAGGCAGCTTGTCCTGGAAAG acTTTGAATATTCCCGCCGTATTGATTCCACCAGATAATTCATCTCAAGGAGAAAATTCAACCGATGGAATTAGTTTAAGTGGagcataa